One genomic region from Curtobacterium sp. 9128 encodes:
- a CDS encoding glycosyltransferase family 4 protein gives MTRRKHTQDGSRRLRIGVVTTGLAITGGLERCVLEDTAELLAAGHEVEIWHRNAHSPRSEDGRAPFEAMGVPLHDAVDYRFGIRTAVRDAWRFARQGLRLRRANLDVLWLNRPEYLPFGRVASLVSGVPLAVHLHHAPNYNRIGPMAGGRTEFLAVSKAMATAWGAAGAPADRITIVPNGIDTDDFPAATPADVHRARAVLGIDDATPTVLYYGRLTRAKGVLALLEAWARVLETAAARQPETVPASASSGRRLPRLVLAGALYPDEADAVNRAVAELPEDSVLVVPERDDVVPLLHAADLVVAPSIEPEGFGRVVVEAMSTGRPVVAAASGGTGEILSDGWERFTVDPSDTEVLAKRVLDVLDEAVHDPSLGERCRTWVLDRYGRAPHVTALLDALQARARR, from the coding sequence ATGACCCGACGGAAGCACACGCAGGACGGCTCGAGGCGACTCCGCATCGGCGTCGTCACGACGGGACTCGCGATCACCGGGGGGCTGGAACGCTGCGTCCTCGAGGACACGGCCGAGCTCCTCGCCGCCGGCCACGAGGTCGAGATCTGGCACCGCAACGCCCACTCGCCACGATCCGAGGACGGACGCGCGCCGTTCGAGGCCATGGGTGTGCCGCTGCACGACGCGGTCGACTACCGCTTCGGCATCAGGACGGCCGTCCGCGACGCCTGGCGGTTCGCTCGCCAGGGTCTGCGGCTCCGTCGTGCGAACCTCGACGTCCTGTGGTTGAACCGGCCGGAGTACCTGCCGTTCGGGCGGGTTGCGTCGCTGGTGTCCGGTGTACCCCTCGCGGTCCACCTGCACCACGCGCCGAACTACAACCGCATCGGGCCCATGGCGGGTGGCCGGACCGAGTTCCTCGCCGTGTCGAAGGCGATGGCGACGGCATGGGGCGCTGCCGGCGCGCCTGCCGACCGGATCACGATCGTGCCGAACGGCATCGACACCGACGACTTCCCCGCAGCGACACCGGCAGACGTGCACCGTGCCCGTGCGGTGCTCGGCATCGACGACGCCACACCGACGGTCCTGTACTACGGCCGGCTCACCCGTGCGAAGGGCGTGCTCGCGCTGCTCGAGGCGTGGGCACGCGTGCTCGAGACCGCTGCGGCACGGCAGCCGGAGACGGTCCCCGCGTCCGCGTCGTCCGGGCGACGCCTGCCGCGCCTCGTGCTCGCCGGCGCCCTCTACCCGGACGAGGCCGACGCCGTGAACCGCGCCGTCGCCGAGCTCCCCGAGGACTCCGTGCTCGTCGTGCCGGAGCGGGACGACGTGGTCCCGCTCCTGCACGCCGCTGACCTCGTCGTCGCGCCGTCCATCGAGCCGGAGGGCTTCGGTCGGGTCGTCGTCGAGGCGATGTCCACCGGGCGGCCCGTCGTGGCCGCGGCGTCCGGTGGCACCGGGGAGATCCTCTCCGACGGGTGGGAGCGCTTCACCGTCGACCCGTCGGACACCGAGGTGCTGGCGAAGCGGGTCCTCGACGTCCTCGACGAGGCGGTCCACGACCCCTCCCTCGGGGAACGGTGCCGCACGTGGGTGCTCGACCGCTACGGGCGGGCCCCGCACGTGACCGCCCTGCTCGACGCACTGCAGGCACGCGCGCGGCGCTGA
- a CDS encoding glycoside hydrolase family 16 protein: MTTDDDRVGDRDVDAVRPLDQLAAAAHGAAPAHGSGIARHRVPFRAGGRRTAFAVGALVVAAGVVAASTTTATGDGADPSGVSMPTSDGSGWNRVFSEDFDDSTPTGGFEADYADRFSVYHGFADTAGTGRYQSSALTAHDGMLDMRLRTTKGGTPLAGGIVPLVDGRWGGQTAGRYSIRMKSDEVDGYGVAVLLWSDENVWSDGEIDFPEGALGAPASLNVHCLEDPAEKCVQYETAASLADWHTYTIEWTPARMSFLVDDAVVATTTQSIPTSRMHLVVQAGSNAGHPPRSAAGSLLIDWMTIDVPVDGAEPQATLPSGGRPVPDDGTWTADTSGN; encoded by the coding sequence ATGACGACCGACGACGATCGCGTCGGCGACCGCGACGTCGACGCTGTCCGTCCGCTCGACCAGCTGGCTGCGGCGGCACACGGTGCGGCGCCGGCACACGGTTCCGGCATCGCCCGGCACCGTGTGCCGTTCCGCGCCGGTGGACGGCGCACCGCCTTCGCGGTCGGAGCACTGGTCGTCGCGGCCGGGGTGGTCGCGGCGTCGACGACGACCGCGACCGGAGACGGCGCCGATCCGAGCGGGGTGAGCATGCCGACGAGCGACGGCAGCGGGTGGAACCGGGTCTTCTCGGAGGACTTCGACGACAGCACCCCGACGGGCGGGTTCGAGGCGGACTACGCCGACCGGTTCTCCGTCTACCACGGGTTCGCGGACACCGCTGGGACCGGGCGGTACCAGTCGTCGGCGCTCACCGCGCACGACGGCATGCTCGACATGCGCCTCCGGACCACCAAGGGCGGCACCCCGCTCGCCGGTGGGATCGTGCCCCTGGTCGACGGACGGTGGGGTGGGCAGACCGCCGGGCGCTACAGCATCCGCATGAAGAGCGACGAGGTCGACGGCTACGGGGTCGCTGTGCTGCTCTGGAGCGACGAGAACGTCTGGTCGGACGGCGAGATCGACTTCCCCGAGGGAGCGCTCGGCGCGCCGGCCTCCCTCAACGTGCACTGCCTCGAGGACCCCGCGGAGAAGTGTGTCCAGTACGAGACGGCCGCGTCCCTGGCGGACTGGCACACCTACACGATCGAGTGGACCCCCGCGCGGATGTCGTTCCTCGTCGACGACGCCGTTGTGGCGACGACGACCCAGAGCATCCCCACGTCGCGCATGCACCTGGTCGTGCAGGCCGGTTCGAACGCCGGACACCCGCCGCGGAGCGCCGCCGGGTCGCTCCTCATCGACTGGATGACGATCGACGTTCCCGTGGACGGGGCCGAGCCGCAGGCGACCCTGCCGTCCGGCGGCCGACCGGTGCCCGACGACGGGACCTGGACCGCCGACACCTCGGGCAACTGA
- a CDS encoding PIG-L family deacetylase produces MQPGDRRGPRRTRRTIAASAAAVLAVVAALVVGPGLAETAGAATPTADCSAGRVLNVVAHPDDDLFFQGTALRKDIDAGRCVRSVVVTAGDAGYPRYYWESRQEGLEAAYAKIAGVASDWTTGSLVVAGRTLHTETLTADPRIGLVFMELPDGNVEGNGFWGDGYQSLQRLYTGDSSSISTVADAFHSATYTLAQLRSTLLGIVQDFAPSDIHTLDYEGSYGDGDHSDHHTVGYLTDEVQQQYSGSHTFTGYMGYPISDRPSNLTAAQTAAKSDAFYTYAPYDDLTCASADACSSRPESSWLSREYTAGSTAPTEPTDPVDPGRTDVTGSATVTASAENPADGQTALKAVDGVVSGYPDAPTAEWVAPSGRAGTWIQLGWSGGTTLSSIDLADRPNGNDQVTGGTLTFSDGSSVTVPALPNGGAVQTVTFSARQVTWARFTVTSVSTTTENIGLAEIRAYAPAGTTTPPPTSGPTNVTAAATVTASAENPADGQTAVKAVDGVVSGYPANPSAEWVAPSGRASTWIQLDWAGGTTLSQVDLADRPNSSDQVTGGKLTFSDGSSVTVPALANGGTVQSVTFAARQVTWVRFTVTAVSASTQNIGLAEIRAWAPAGTSTSTPTPTPTPTPTPTPTPTPTPTPTPTPTPTPTPTPTPTPTPTLSDVTGSATPSAVADNPADGQTVAKAVDGVLSGYPANPSAEWVVPWGRTGIWYQLDWSKPVALQRIVLYDRPNANDQVTSGTLTFSDGSQVAVGALPNDGSALTVDFTARNVTWVRFTTTGVSGSTVNVGLSEVRAWATAG; encoded by the coding sequence ATGCAACCAGGTGACAGACGAGGGCCCCGGCGGACACGGCGAACGATCGCCGCGTCCGCCGCGGCCGTGCTCGCGGTCGTCGCGGCACTCGTGGTGGGTCCGGGGCTCGCGGAGACGGCCGGAGCGGCGACGCCGACGGCCGACTGCAGCGCCGGTCGGGTGCTCAACGTCGTCGCGCACCCCGACGACGACCTGTTCTTCCAGGGCACCGCGCTCCGGAAAGACATCGACGCGGGGCGGTGCGTCCGCTCCGTCGTGGTCACGGCCGGTGACGCCGGCTACCCCAGGTACTACTGGGAGAGCCGCCAGGAGGGCCTCGAGGCGGCCTACGCGAAGATCGCGGGCGTCGCGTCCGACTGGACCACCGGTTCCCTCGTCGTCGCGGGCCGGACGCTCCACACCGAGACCCTGACGGCCGACCCCCGGATCGGCCTGGTGTTCATGGAGCTCCCGGACGGCAACGTCGAGGGGAACGGGTTCTGGGGCGACGGCTACCAGAGCCTGCAGCGACTGTACACGGGCGACAGCAGTTCGATCAGCACGGTCGCGGACGCGTTCCACAGCGCGACGTACACGCTGGCCCAGTTGCGGTCGACGCTGCTCGGGATCGTGCAGGACTTCGCGCCGAGCGACATCCACACCCTCGACTACGAGGGGTCGTACGGCGACGGCGACCACAGTGACCACCACACCGTCGGGTACCTCACCGACGAGGTGCAGCAGCAGTACAGCGGCTCGCACACCTTCACCGGGTACATGGGGTACCCGATCTCAGACCGGCCGTCGAACCTCACCGCGGCGCAGACGGCCGCGAAGTCCGACGCATTCTACACGTACGCGCCCTACGACGACCTGACGTGTGCGTCCGCCGACGCCTGCTCGAGCCGACCGGAGTCGTCGTGGCTGAGCCGCGAGTACACCGCCGGTTCGACCGCCCCGACCGAACCCACCGATCCCGTCGATCCGGGCCGGACCGACGTCACGGGCAGCGCCACGGTCACGGCCAGCGCGGAGAACCCCGCTGACGGTCAGACCGCGCTGAAGGCGGTCGACGGGGTCGTCAGCGGGTACCCGGACGCGCCCACCGCCGAGTGGGTCGCTCCGTCTGGTCGTGCGGGCACGTGGATCCAGCTCGGGTGGTCCGGCGGCACGACGCTGTCGTCGATCGACCTCGCGGACCGGCCGAACGGCAACGACCAGGTGACCGGCGGCACGCTGACGTTCTCCGACGGGTCGAGCGTCACCGTCCCGGCGCTCCCGAACGGTGGAGCGGTGCAGACCGTCACGTTCAGCGCCAGGCAGGTGACGTGGGCGCGGTTCACGGTGACGTCGGTCAGCACCACCACGGAGAACATCGGGCTCGCCGAGATCCGCGCGTACGCACCGGCAGGCACCACGACCCCGCCGCCGACGTCCGGACCGACGAACGTCACGGCGGCTGCGACGGTGACGGCCAGCGCGGAGAACCCCGCTGACGGGCAGACCGCGGTGAAGGCGGTCGACGGCGTCGTCAGCGGGTACCCGGCGAACCCGTCGGCGGAGTGGGTCGCCCCATCGGGCCGTGCCAGCACGTGGATCCAGCTCGACTGGGCGGGCGGCACGACCCTGTCCCAGGTGGATCTCGCCGACCGGCCGAACAGCAGCGACCAGGTCACCGGCGGGAAGCTGACGTTCTCCGACGGGTCGAGCGTGACGGTCCCGGCACTCGCCAACGGCGGCACGGTGCAGTCGGTGACGTTCGCCGCGCGGCAGGTCACGTGGGTGCGGTTCACGGTCACGGCCGTGAGCGCGAGCACGCAGAACATCGGGCTCGCGGAGATCCGGGCGTGGGCACCGGCGGGGACCTCGACGTCCACGCCGACGCCGACCCCCACGCCGACCCCGACCCCGACCCCGACGCCGACCCCGACCCCGACCCCGACGCCGACGCCGACCCCGACCCCGACGCCGACCCCGACGCCGACGCCGACGCCGACGCTGTCGGACGTCACCGGCTCGGCGACGCCGTCGGCGGTGGCGGACAACCCGGCGGACGGTCAGACCGTCGCGAAGGCGGTCGACGGCGTGCTGTCCGGCTACCCGGCGAACCCGTCGGCCGAGTGGGTCGTGCCGTGGGGGCGGACCGGGATCTGGTACCAGCTCGACTGGTCGAAGCCGGTCGCCCTGCAGCGGATCGTCCTGTACGACCGACCGAACGCCAACGACCAGGTCACGAGCGGGACCCTGACGTTCTCGGACGGCAGCCAGGTCGCCGTCGGCGCGCTCCCGAACGACGGTTCGGCGCTGACGGTCGACTTCACCGCCAGGAACGTGACGTGGGTCCGCTTCACGACCACGGGGGTCTCCGGCAGTACCGTCAACGTCGGGCTCTCGGAAGTCCGCGCGTGGGCGACAGCGGGATGA
- a CDS encoding glycosyltransferase, protein MTRATLAMVVSPITTGPLFPTWDGALWVGEVDRADVHASSHRDVIALDGAEGYRRARLLVRDHGEPLGFVEAEITERRRIGATIDVRSLQRAIRPMPAPAARVSSVSGTAAGLVLPSVTVVLCTDGASDSTMRSVLACRYPSFDVVVVSHAAEPGDDAVVTIDGRTVTTIAAPSGGLAAARNAGLLAATGAVVAFVDEGAVVDAGWLDALGTAFATDPDVACVTGLVPSAELRTPAQRWHDERTPAARTIRRRVLRLGDDPGDLPLHPFAASAYGTGANLAVHRATALRIGGFDTAFGPGTRVGGGDDLDLFTRLLFAGAAIAVEPAAIAWQRSADDVASLRRAAAANGHGLGAWMTKNAFDRETLAASIDAAPEAISAFARLGLEQGDRAAAVDGSAASEPLDVVDAEFAATKRRLRGVERRSAFTAPFLALRERIGGAGTIDRTAHGRHELQRGLETAGPVREVPTGAMGPAARLVASGLLVGVLVLAAVGQLVGVPVLRASATAVFLFALLGVAPLLFLRPMPLARFAVFAVTGSFVATIGIGYTMATFHVWDPVAPFVVVVVGTALAVAVAVPRDLAELRRARYVADDAPTRRRWGTTATVTTLSLAGLAVVVVTALTHTGDPIRDGLFGRLGAGLVVGLAIVVAAAVVALVRGRAVAVPVVVFGGAIQLAQAITYGMPTVMAAARHIGVLEYIRQYGGTNPAADIFQTWSGLFAAGAWVADVGGIQNAMVIAAWVPVLLAFSTTIASGVLASHWLPGPRRPWIAAFLIAMTGSLNTTYFSPQSVGILLSLVILVLATGPLRSVDTTSVDGIVAAKPRARKVGLSRIVGIAAIGIVLAVTHQISPYLTVAALVVLVVFRLVRPWWLPLVVLVPAVVFAVMNGNVLDKFLSLANVGRVFDNVQPPSHGSTLLPQPLVTRLAFDVPAAALVVLGLAALVTVLLRRDRVHWGLLLAAASPVSLLVATNYGQEGIFRVVLFATPWIAILAAALPMPTGRLAWAGSAVRRVMRPAGVRAVVAGAGIAALVAIGAFGQTALDWNRVMTRSESAATQYYDRTAPKGSVMLLTGSAIAVPSNTGARYFDVSYLTREALGNYQDPSATYDPEADVSDITAKLVDTWPATQYYALVAEPFGAYGERYGYQTDAHYQELARAMASSPYWKRVWSSGTTAMYELTREGMRHATR, encoded by the coding sequence GTGACGCGTGCGACCCTGGCGATGGTCGTCTCGCCGATCACCACGGGGCCGCTGTTCCCCACGTGGGACGGCGCCCTGTGGGTCGGCGAGGTCGACCGCGCGGACGTGCACGCCTCGAGCCACCGCGACGTCATCGCGCTCGACGGGGCCGAGGGGTACCGGCGTGCCCGGCTGCTCGTGCGCGACCACGGCGAGCCCCTCGGGTTCGTCGAGGCGGAGATCACCGAGCGCCGCCGCATCGGCGCGACGATCGACGTCCGCTCCCTGCAGCGCGCGATCCGGCCGATGCCGGCGCCGGCAGCGCGGGTCTCGTCGGTGTCCGGGACGGCAGCAGGTCTGGTGCTGCCGTCCGTCACCGTCGTGCTCTGCACGGACGGTGCTTCGGACTCGACGATGCGCTCGGTGCTCGCCTGCCGGTACCCGTCCTTCGACGTCGTCGTGGTCTCGCACGCGGCCGAGCCGGGTGACGACGCCGTCGTGACGATCGACGGCCGCACGGTGACCACGATCGCCGCACCGTCCGGCGGGCTCGCCGCAGCGCGGAACGCCGGCCTGCTCGCGGCGACCGGTGCGGTCGTCGCGTTCGTCGACGAGGGGGCCGTCGTCGACGCCGGGTGGCTCGATGCCCTCGGGACCGCGTTCGCCACGGACCCCGACGTCGCGTGCGTGACCGGCCTCGTGCCCAGCGCGGAGCTCCGCACGCCGGCGCAGCGGTGGCACGACGAGCGCACCCCGGCGGCCAGGACGATCCGTCGCCGTGTCCTGCGGCTCGGCGACGACCCGGGTGACCTCCCACTGCACCCCTTCGCCGCGTCCGCGTACGGCACCGGGGCGAACCTCGCCGTGCACCGCGCGACGGCCCTCCGGATCGGCGGGTTCGACACCGCCTTCGGACCGGGCACCCGCGTCGGCGGCGGGGACGACCTCGACCTCTTCACACGACTGCTGTTCGCGGGTGCCGCGATCGCGGTCGAACCCGCCGCGATCGCGTGGCAGCGATCGGCAGACGACGTCGCGTCGCTGCGCCGCGCCGCCGCAGCGAACGGCCACGGACTCGGAGCCTGGATGACCAAGAACGCCTTCGACCGCGAGACGCTCGCCGCGTCGATCGACGCTGCTCCAGAGGCCATCAGCGCCTTCGCGCGCCTCGGACTCGAGCAGGGGGACCGTGCGGCTGCCGTCGACGGGTCCGCCGCGTCCGAACCGCTCGACGTCGTCGACGCCGAGTTCGCCGCGACGAAACGTCGGCTCCGCGGGGTCGAACGACGGTCGGCGTTCACGGCGCCGTTCCTCGCGCTGCGCGAACGGATCGGCGGCGCCGGGACGATCGACCGGACGGCGCACGGTCGGCACGAGCTGCAGCGTGGTCTCGAGACCGCTGGACCGGTCCGGGAGGTCCCGACCGGTGCGATGGGGCCCGCTGCGCGCCTCGTCGCGTCCGGCCTCCTGGTGGGCGTCCTCGTCCTCGCCGCGGTCGGACAGCTCGTCGGCGTCCCGGTGCTCCGTGCGAGCGCGACAGCGGTGTTCCTCTTCGCGCTGCTCGGCGTCGCGCCGCTGCTCTTCCTGCGGCCGATGCCCCTCGCACGCTTCGCGGTCTTCGCGGTGACCGGGTCCTTCGTCGCCACGATCGGCATCGGCTACACGATGGCGACGTTCCACGTCTGGGACCCGGTGGCTCCGTTCGTCGTGGTGGTCGTGGGCACGGCGCTCGCGGTGGCGGTCGCCGTGCCACGTGACCTCGCCGAGCTCCGCCGGGCACGGTACGTCGCCGACGACGCTCCGACGCGGCGCCGGTGGGGGACCACCGCGACGGTCACGACGCTCTCGCTGGCCGGGCTCGCCGTGGTCGTCGTCACCGCGCTCACGCACACGGGCGACCCGATCAGGGACGGCCTGTTCGGCAGGCTCGGCGCCGGGCTCGTCGTGGGACTGGCGATCGTCGTCGCCGCGGCCGTGGTCGCGCTGGTCCGAGGCCGTGCCGTCGCCGTCCCCGTGGTGGTGTTCGGCGGCGCGATCCAGCTGGCGCAGGCCATCACGTACGGCATGCCCACGGTGATGGCGGCCGCTCGGCACATCGGCGTGCTCGAGTACATCCGGCAGTACGGTGGGACGAACCCCGCCGCTGACATCTTCCAGACGTGGTCGGGGCTCTTCGCCGCCGGTGCATGGGTGGCCGACGTGGGCGGGATCCAGAACGCGATGGTCATCGCCGCGTGGGTCCCCGTCCTCCTGGCCTTCAGCACGACGATCGCCTCGGGTGTGCTCGCGTCGCACTGGCTCCCGGGACCACGGCGTCCGTGGATCGCGGCGTTCCTGATCGCGATGACCGGGTCGCTCAACACGACCTACTTCTCGCCGCAGTCGGTCGGCATCCTGCTGTCGCTCGTGATCCTCGTGCTCGCGACCGGACCGCTCCGCAGCGTCGACACGACGTCGGTGGACGGGATCGTCGCCGCGAAGCCGCGGGCCCGGAAGGTCGGGCTGTCCCGGATCGTCGGGATCGCCGCCATCGGCATCGTGCTGGCCGTGACCCACCAGATCTCGCCGTACCTGACGGTCGCTGCGCTCGTGGTGCTCGTCGTCTTCCGCCTGGTCCGCCCGTGGTGGCTGCCGTTGGTCGTGCTCGTGCCCGCTGTCGTGTTCGCGGTCATGAACGGCAACGTGCTCGACAAGTTCCTGTCCCTCGCGAACGTCGGGCGCGTGTTCGACAACGTGCAGCCGCCGTCCCACGGATCGACCCTCCTCCCGCAGCCGCTCGTCACGCGGCTGGCGTTCGACGTCCCGGCCGCCGCACTCGTGGTGCTCGGGCTCGCCGCCCTGGTCACGGTGCTGCTCCGTCGCGACCGCGTGCACTGGGGGCTGCTCCTCGCGGCGGCGAGCCCGGTCTCGTTGCTCGTCGCCACGAACTACGGCCAGGAGGGCATCTTCCGCGTCGTCCTCTTCGCCACCCCGTGGATCGCGATCCTCGCCGCGGCGCTGCCGATGCCGACCGGACGGCTGGCGTGGGCAGGCTCTGCCGTGCGCCGGGTGATGCGCCCGGCCGGTGTGCGCGCCGTCGTCGCGGGAGCCGGCATCGCCGCGCTCGTGGCCATCGGGGCGTTCGGGCAGACCGCACTCGACTGGAACCGCGTGATGACGCGCAGCGAATCGGCAGCCACGCAGTACTACGACCGGACCGCGCCGAAGGGCTCGGTGATGCTCCTCACGGGATCCGCGATCGCCGTGCCGAGCAACACCGGTGCCCGGTACTTCGACGTCTCCTACCTGACCCGTGAGGCCCTCGGCAACTACCAGGACCCGTCCGCCACCTACGACCCGGAGGCCGACGTGTCCGACATCACGGCGAAGCTCGTCGACACGTGGCCGGCGACCCAGTACTACGCCCTCGTCGCCGAGCCGTTCGGCGCCTACGGCGAGCGCTACGGGTACCAGACGGACGCGCACTACCAGGAGCTCGCCCGGGCGATGGCGTCCTCGCCGTACTGGAAGCGCGTGTGGTCGTCGGGCACGACGGCGATGTACGAACTGACCCGCGAAGGGATGCGTCATGCAACCAGGTGA
- a CDS encoding glycosyltransferase family 2 protein — MSVPTVAVVICAYTQQRWGDLQDSVESAKRQPNATEVVVVIDHEPELFLRAKARWPELLVVENSEDRGLSGARNTGVALAESEVVAFLDDDATADDDWLAHLVEALSLPDVVGVGGRATPSWPTATGAGPYPDELLWIVGCSYTGLPTEPGDVRNVIGSSMAFRRDVLLAAGGFRSGIGRVGNQPLGCEETELCIRIAQADPTARIRFEPRSNVSHRVSPDRVAMRYVRRRSYYEGISKAVLSRRVGAKDSLSSESTYLTKVLPKALFRELGRLGRGGGTRAVAIVTCVLGTVTGYAVGRFLGGVVVASPTPVPVAVQPVGAP, encoded by the coding sequence GTGAGCGTCCCGACGGTCGCGGTCGTCATCTGCGCGTACACGCAGCAGCGCTGGGGCGACCTGCAGGACTCGGTCGAGTCCGCGAAGCGACAGCCGAACGCAACCGAGGTGGTGGTCGTCATCGACCACGAGCCCGAGCTGTTCCTGCGTGCGAAGGCACGCTGGCCGGAGCTGCTGGTCGTCGAGAACTCCGAGGACCGGGGCCTGTCCGGCGCGCGGAACACCGGCGTGGCGCTCGCCGAGTCGGAGGTCGTTGCCTTCCTCGACGACGACGCGACCGCCGACGACGACTGGCTGGCCCACCTCGTCGAGGCGCTCTCGCTGCCGGACGTCGTCGGCGTCGGCGGTCGGGCGACCCCGTCGTGGCCGACCGCGACCGGTGCGGGTCCCTACCCCGACGAGCTCCTGTGGATCGTCGGCTGCAGCTACACCGGACTGCCCACCGAACCGGGCGACGTCCGCAATGTGATCGGCTCGAGCATGGCGTTCCGCCGTGACGTGCTCCTCGCCGCCGGCGGGTTCCGGTCCGGGATCGGCCGGGTCGGCAACCAGCCGCTCGGGTGCGAGGAGACGGAGCTCTGCATCCGGATCGCGCAGGCCGATCCGACCGCGAGGATCCGCTTCGAGCCGCGGTCGAACGTCTCGCACCGTGTGTCCCCTGACCGCGTCGCGATGCGGTACGTGCGGCGCCGGAGCTACTACGAGGGCATCTCGAAGGCGGTCCTCAGCCGTCGCGTCGGGGCGAAGGACTCGCTGTCCAGCGAGTCGACCTACCTGACGAAGGTGCTGCCGAAGGCGCTGTTCCGTGAACTCGGTCGGCTCGGGCGAGGCGGCGGGACCCGTGCGGTCGCGATCGTCACCTGCGTGCTCGGAACCGTGACCGGCTACGCCGTCGGCCGGTTCCTCGGCGGCGTCGTGGTGGCGTCGCCCACGCCCGTCCCCGTCGCCGTGCAGCCGGTGGGTGCACCGTGA
- a CDS encoding glycosyltransferase family 2 protein, with protein sequence MSASTIRPLDPRVSVVIPARNEARNLEIILPKLPPVYEVILVDGNSVDDTIATAQRLMPTIKVVQQTRKGKGNALACGFEAVTGDVVVMFDADCSADPDEIPRFVDALVAGADVAKGTRYALGGGSDDITIVRSLGNRGLNVVCNLLLGARYTDLCYGYNAFWADTLPKIGLLSSTLPKPTDGSMLWGDGFEIETILTCRWSAADLAISEVPSHEKLRVHGTSNLNAVTDGIRVLKSIMHERRRASEAQARARLTPVTPRVVPTAVPALDEEAA encoded by the coding sequence ATGTCCGCCAGCACGATCCGTCCCCTGGACCCTCGCGTCTCGGTCGTCATCCCCGCGCGCAACGAGGCGAGGAACCTCGAGATCATCCTCCCGAAGCTCCCGCCGGTGTACGAGGTGATCCTGGTCGACGGCAACTCGGTCGACGACACCATCGCGACCGCCCAGCGCCTCATGCCGACGATCAAGGTCGTGCAGCAGACCCGGAAGGGCAAGGGCAACGCGCTCGCCTGCGGGTTCGAGGCCGTCACCGGCGACGTCGTCGTCATGTTCGACGCCGACTGCTCGGCGGACCCCGACGAGATCCCGCGCTTCGTCGACGCGCTGGTCGCCGGTGCCGACGTCGCCAAGGGCACGCGCTACGCCCTCGGCGGTGGCAGCGATGACATCACGATCGTCCGCAGCCTCGGCAACCGCGGTCTGAACGTGGTCTGCAACCTGCTGCTCGGCGCCCGTTACACGGACCTCTGCTACGGCTACAACGCCTTCTGGGCGGACACGCTGCCCAAGATCGGCCTGCTGTCCTCGACGCTGCCGAAGCCCACCGACGGCTCGATGCTGTGGGGCGACGGCTTCGAGATCGAGACGATCCTGACCTGCCGCTGGTCCGCCGCGGACCTGGCGATCTCCGAGGTGCCGAGCCACGAGAAGCTCCGCGTCCACGGCACCAGCAATCTGAACGCCGTGACCGACGGCATCCGCGTGCTGAAGTCGATCATGCACGAGCGTCGCCGCGCCTCCGAGGCGCAGGCACGCGCGCGCCTCACCCCGGTCACGCCCCGCGTCGTCCCGACCGCCGTGCCGGCACTGGACGAGGAAGCCGCGTGA